The Coffea arabica cultivar ET-39 chromosome 2c, Coffea Arabica ET-39 HiFi, whole genome shotgun sequence genome includes the window GGGGACCCTCCCTAAAATTCAACAGCATTAGAGATAACATTGAAATCTCCAACAACCAACCAAGGTGATTCACCGATTTTAATTTCCTCTAAAACCTTCCAAAGTGCTCTCCTACCTACTCTAGTGCACTTGGCATACACCGTAGACAAACTAAACTCATAACTACTAAAAGCTTGAACCCTCATGTGGACCAGTTGATCACCAACTTCATGAGAGGAAATTGAAAATTCGTTGAACCATAACACCCAAATTTTACTCTCCAAGAAGGAttgagcaaaagaaaatttcaacaTACGTCGAATAGTATCCAGTTGAGCTACATTAGTTGTTGGCTCAATTAAAACTAGCAATCGAACAACATGACAAGAACATAGTTGAAAAGATAATGCTAAAAGTCTCGATGAGATATTCCCCTCACATTCCATATCAAAAAATTAAGAGGACTAATCATGGATTGGGGAGAGGATTTttagtttgagaaaaaaaaaatgttgaagcTAATTGGTTGTCCCGACTTCTTCGCTAAATTTTTCAATAGCTCTATATCTTTCATGTCCAAAACTGCTCCCTGAGGACAGTCATCGCTTAGCAACTTGGAGTCCTTAAGTTGTACGTCCAAGAAATCCTTAAGATGACAAAGGTGCTGATTCAAACCAAAGAGCTCCTAGAAATTGTCCATGAAATTTCGTCTTCTATTAGACATCTTCTCAAACTGCCTAGGGGAAGTGCCAGCAGAATGACAAACGTGATCCAGCGGTTGACTAACCAAGGCATCTAGTTCATCTGCATTCTGTTCTAAGACCACCAATAAATTGGAAACACTAATCACCTTCTCTAGTTTGGACGCTGAAGCTCAAGCAGCTTGCTGCCCAGTTTCCAGCCGTTGAAGATCCAAGACAGTGAGTTTGAAGCCGTTTTCATTAGCTGGAGCAGCAGATAACAGCAAGTGATTGTTATCCGAAGTCAAGGCCAGCAAACTCAGCTGATGAAGAAGGTGCATTATACGTTACCCTCTACACCTAACACGTCTCTCccctagcttgttgtgttggatccttaatccaacgttggatttatatgtgaataattatgtaatGCAAATTGTCAAATAAGGTTAAGTctaattaaagtgatcaaatatgaTTTGgacttaatgtatctaataggatgtgggCCTTTAATGTGTAGAAACTTAAGGGctcctatttctatgatgggctgaaatagggttccaaagggtaacaggaatgttacctataaatagggttatggtccccaAGTCACTCCCATCGTCAtgaaagataccagagagatACAAAAGGGCTctctcaagaattggaaaataCGTGTTGACCTGGAAGGCCACCTCAATATCTTTGGAGATTCAAATATTAGTTTGTCGATATGAATCCAGGTACGCTTCTGCAATTTTGtagttaatttatttttaataattgcCATATAGACTTTGGGTTTAATAGGTGATGGTTttcaccaaaggttaaatataaATAACCACTCTAACAAGTGGTATTAGAGCTAATTATGGTTGATTATTGAGAAATAATTTGGATTCAGTAATTTGTGTATATAGGTATATTTTATGTCGTGCAAATTTGGATTTTGGTTATATGGTTATCAGCTCTTAAATGTAATGGCCGATTGTTCAAATTTAGAAGTCGGATGAATTTGATTGAAACGAATTGTATTGAAACTCATTCATGTTGTGTGAATTGGCTTGTCCTGAATGATTGTTAGTTTTGTCTCTAGTCTTTTGGTCATAATTATTCCATGCTTCTGGTTTTGATTCAcggaaattttggtcaaatacTATTCTGATCATGATTGTTTGCATATGTTATAGACTTATAGTCTAGTGTTCATGGTAGCAGTTAATTTATGAATTGTACTATCTATTGTTTTGGTTATCATTGAATTCTGTGGTTCCACTTTGGTTTCATTGATTCATTGTTTGGCCGATACATTGTCTCTTTATGCGATTTTAAGTTGGCCGATTGTCTACTTCTGCATCTCAAGCATTCGGCTTTGTTTGAAACCATGACTAATTGGCACGTGTTTCAAGAATCAAGTTTACTTGGCCtaattaattgtttattttatttatatcgcTTGAATCCAGTTATGGGTATGCCTTTGATTATAAAATTAGgacaattaacttgaatttttgacttgttttcttgtttaagagctaatatgtatatatttatattaagaaaattaggatttttttaatttaagtgAATCCTAATAAAGTTGATAAGACATTTAAGCCCTATAAAAGTCCATATGCTTGGCCcactaaatatataattttataaagtaTTTATGgacttcaagaaaaaaatattgggATTGAATAATAAATTGGGTCAAATTATGAATATGGACCTTTGGTCCAATAAGTCCTGATTCAATTGACTGGTTTGACCACGTTTTGACCAGAGTTGACCAAAGTtgactttgatcaaaatttttgtttaatttgtataattttaaatttgaatattggtatgattatatatattttgaaataaattaattgaaataatatgtcaccaaagtgacctctattatgaaaattaatttattttaaaatataactagTTGGGTACTtataattttatgaatattgaTTGGCTCAAAGAAAGGtcaatatttaataaaattacatgtgCACTTGTGGTTATAAATACGTGATAATTATTTGGATTTTACATGTGATTTATAAATTGACCCAAAGGAAAATTTAGTTTTTGGTATGTTATTATTAtcagtatttattattgcaccaATATATCACTTagaagttaatatttttgtccaaagataaaatattaatgGAACATCGGTATCTTGAGATGGGATTAtctttatttaaatttattattgttttgatttgtgtgagtttgttttaattatatcATGTTTTCTATTCAGTTGCGAATGATCTTACAAATATTACTTCTAACATCAATAATATTCCTATGCTGAATGGCACAAACTTCAAGTCCTGAAAAGAAAATCTCTTGATAGTACTTGGAGTAATGGATCTCGACCTTGCATTAAGGGATGATTCTCCCCCACCTCTTACATATCAGAGTACCTCTgatgaaaagagaaataatGAAAGGTGGGAGAGATCGAATTGCTTGTGTCTGATGATCATTAAAAAGGCCATACCAGAAGCATTCAAGAGAACAATGTCAAAAACGATGGTAACCGTTAAAGAGTTCCTTCAGGATATTGAAAAAAAGTTTGTCAAGAACGAAAAGACTGAAGTTAATACGCCCTTGACACGCCTAATTTCGATGAAATATAGTGGTAAAGGTAATATCAGAGAGTACATTATGGAGATATCTCATCTTGCCTCAAAATTGAATGCACTTAAATTGAAACTCTCCGAAGAGTTACTAgtgcatttgattttaatatctcttcCTACACAGTTTAGTTAGTTTAAAGTGCGTTACAACTGTCAAAAGGAGATTTGGTTTCTAAATGAACTCATCTCACACTgtgtagaagaagaagaaaggttgaaactgtgacgcccccacttttccctaaaacgaaccaaagggtatcggcgggacgcctgcccaactctcgctagaacTCAAGACAAAACAATTCAAGCTTATCGATATATAACCATTTGTGCAAGCGCCTAATAAAGAAGAGTCGTTTCCATCAACATATACACAAGTCTTACACCACGAGCTCAAAATACATCAATTATCCAATGCTTACATCAGGttcccaaaagatacatcaattttCCCAGAATATACAACAATCAAAATGTCTaaccaattacatttgaaaccctaatacaaaaatacatccaaagggttcctccgagtttcactccatccattcctgttaaggaaaacaattctaTGGGATGAGCAATTGCTCGTGAGttcaagaacacacatgcaagcacattgtccaAGTAGGAATCTCATTCGATAATGAAAACAATAACATTCGAGTAATTAATAATTCAAGAGAAAatttaaacagaaacaattcaaggatatggtagctctcaagagccaatttccacttgctttgccaaccTCAATCGTATACCTCaccgtgatgacactccgtcaaccgggttggcatttccaatccgtagaactccacttacttcacatttccgtccaccgtacaccgcaCCGGGCCCTAACTTCGTTTATAAGACGCTACTGAACGAGtaagccaagcaagatctctccaatagatcaaacttatcattGCATTCCCATGACTCACCGAGGTTCCccaccaaacccatgccggctcgagtcctaGAGTCGGCCgatgagtttgggcatcccccattTCATTTATGAGTTGAGAAGATTCACTTCAGCGACGTATGCAgctatagcataccatttcattcattcaatcattcaatatcattcattcattcaatccattcaatacatttcattccatttatttcatttcaaacaattCAATCATGATTCATTCGAATGAAAATGattgcgataaagtacacatttgactccattttcaaaattttcaatcatTAATAACAGTTAAGCATGTATTAAATTCGCATATACTTGACACTtatcaagtaattcaagtagcaaTGCACAAGCATTTGTTTTAAGCGTCTCCCgtgagattctcttgaagatcctcttgagtgcttgagcaattaataatgaactatcacTCAACATCACTTAAAATCCctaattatcaagaaagattgcacacttgtataatttaagaaaatttcacgagtACGAGCCATagttactcgtaaatcgagactcaaaagtggagttttaaaagtacaagagaaatctaattttcatctttaaaaATATCAAGTGCAAAACGGTCGAGTGATAtggaaggaaaatggagagttcgaaaccctcaatttcctttaagttagaaattttcagatttatcaagcgatttttgaaaaatcgtatctcactctctgtaagtccaaaattagaaaacttggtaccgttggaaactacttccaaagtattAAGAGTTCTTAGAAGTcatttttccatgattccaaatggatgacATTCAAAATTCGGCTCAAAGTTGCTACTTTGGACTATCaagacagtttc containing:
- the LOC113724331 gene encoding uncharacterized protein, encoding MDLDLALRDDSPPPLTYQSTSDEKRNNERWERSNCLCLMIIKKAIPEAFKRTMSKTMVTVKEFLQDIEKKFVKNEKTEVNTPLTRLISMKYSGKGNIREYIMEISHLASKLNALKLKLSEELLVHLILISLPTQFS